The following coding sequences are from one Delphinus delphis chromosome 19, mDelDel1.2, whole genome shotgun sequence window:
- the DHRS7C gene encoding dehydrogenase/reductase SDR family member 7C isoform X2, translating to MGVPAVLMLPLVLLGISGLLFIYQEVSNLWSKSAVQNKVVVITDAISGLGKECARVFHTSGARLVLCGKNWERLQSLHDALISVADPSKTFTPKLVLLDLSDISCVQDVAKEVLDCYGCVDILINNASMKVKGPAHKISLELDKKIMDANYFGPITLTKALLPNMISRRTGQIVLVNNIQGKLGIPFRTAYAAAKHAALGFFDCLRAEVEEYDVIVSTVSPSFIRSYRVHPGQGNWEDSIWKFFFRRLTYGVHPVDVAEEVMRTVRRKKQEVFLANPIPKAAVYLRTFFPEVFFAVVACGVKEKLNVPEEG from the exons ATGGGAGTCCCAGCTGTCCTCATGCTGCCCCTGGTGCTCTTGGGAATCAGCGGCCTCCTCTTCATCTACCAGGAGGTGTCCAATCTGTGGTCCAAGTCAGCCGTGCAGAACAAGGTGGTGGTCATCACCGATGCCATCTCAGGACTGGGCAAGG AGTGTGCTCGGGTGTTCCATACCAGCGGGGCCAGGCTGGTGCTGTGCGGAAAGAACTGGGAGAGGCTTCAGAGTCTACACGATGCCCTGATCAGTGTGGCTGACCCCAGCAAG ACATTCACCCCAAAGCTGGTTCTCTTGGATCTCTCGGACATCAGCTGTGTCCAGGATGTGGCCAAAGAGGTCCTGGATTGCTATGGCTGCGTGGACATCCTCATCAACAATGCCAGCATGAAGGTGAAGGGGCCTGCCCATAAGATTTCTCTGGAACTCGACAAAAAGATCATGGATGCCAATTACTTTGGACCCATCACACTGACCAAAG CGCTGCTCCCCAACATGATTTCCCGGAGGACCGGACAAATCGTGTTAGTGAATAACATTCAAGGGAAGCTTGGAATCCCATTCCGTACAGCCT ACGCCGCCGCCAAGCACGCAGCGCTCGGCTTCTTCGACTGCCTGCGGGCCGAGGTGGAGGAATACGACGTCATCGTCAGCACCGTGAGCCCCTCTTTCATCCGCTCCTACCGCGTTCATCCAGGCCAAGGAAACTGGGAGGACTCCATCTGGAAAT tctttttcaggAGACTGACCTACGGTGTGCACCCCGTGGACGTGGCGGAGGAGGTGATGCGCACGGTGAGACGCAAGAAGCAAGAGGTCTTCCTGGCCAACCCCATCCCCAAGGCCGCCGTGTACCTCCGCACCTTCTTCCCTGAGGTTTTTTTTGCCGTGGTGGCCTGTGGGGTGAAGGAGAAACTCAACGTCCCAGAGGAGGGTTAA
- the DHRS7C gene encoding dehydrogenase/reductase SDR family member 7C isoform X1: MGVPAVLMLPLVLLGISGLLFIYQEVSNLWSKSAVQNKVVVITDAISGLGKECARVFHTSGARLVLCGKNWERLQSLHDALISVADPSKQTFTPKLVLLDLSDISCVQDVAKEVLDCYGCVDILINNASMKVKGPAHKISLELDKKIMDANYFGPITLTKALLPNMISRRTGQIVLVNNIQGKLGIPFRTAYAAAKHAALGFFDCLRAEVEEYDVIVSTVSPSFIRSYRVHPGQGNWEDSIWKFFFRRLTYGVHPVDVAEEVMRTVRRKKQEVFLANPIPKAAVYLRTFFPEVFFAVVACGVKEKLNVPEEG; this comes from the exons ATGGGAGTCCCAGCTGTCCTCATGCTGCCCCTGGTGCTCTTGGGAATCAGCGGCCTCCTCTTCATCTACCAGGAGGTGTCCAATCTGTGGTCCAAGTCAGCCGTGCAGAACAAGGTGGTGGTCATCACCGATGCCATCTCAGGACTGGGCAAGG AGTGTGCTCGGGTGTTCCATACCAGCGGGGCCAGGCTGGTGCTGTGCGGAAAGAACTGGGAGAGGCTTCAGAGTCTACACGATGCCCTGATCAGTGTGGCTGACCCCAGCAAG CAGACATTCACCCCAAAGCTGGTTCTCTTGGATCTCTCGGACATCAGCTGTGTCCAGGATGTGGCCAAAGAGGTCCTGGATTGCTATGGCTGCGTGGACATCCTCATCAACAATGCCAGCATGAAGGTGAAGGGGCCTGCCCATAAGATTTCTCTGGAACTCGACAAAAAGATCATGGATGCCAATTACTTTGGACCCATCACACTGACCAAAG CGCTGCTCCCCAACATGATTTCCCGGAGGACCGGACAAATCGTGTTAGTGAATAACATTCAAGGGAAGCTTGGAATCCCATTCCGTACAGCCT ACGCCGCCGCCAAGCACGCAGCGCTCGGCTTCTTCGACTGCCTGCGGGCCGAGGTGGAGGAATACGACGTCATCGTCAGCACCGTGAGCCCCTCTTTCATCCGCTCCTACCGCGTTCATCCAGGCCAAGGAAACTGGGAGGACTCCATCTGGAAAT tctttttcaggAGACTGACCTACGGTGTGCACCCCGTGGACGTGGCGGAGGAGGTGATGCGCACGGTGAGACGCAAGAAGCAAGAGGTCTTCCTGGCCAACCCCATCCCCAAGGCCGCCGTGTACCTCCGCACCTTCTTCCCTGAGGTTTTTTTTGCCGTGGTGGCCTGTGGGGTGAAGGAGAAACTCAACGTCCCAGAGGAGGGTTAA